From Pseudonocardia autotrophica, one genomic window encodes:
- a CDS encoding helix-turn-helix transcriptional regulator — translation MQGWTFLTNHAHVLLCVVRDPEARLRDVADMVGITERAAQRIVADLVEAGYLERTRQGRGNHYRLHPDVPLRHPMDRDTAIGQLVTLLTGIDARSGDVA, via the coding sequence ATGCAGGGGTGGACGTTTCTGACAAACCACGCCCACGTACTGCTGTGCGTGGTGCGGGATCCGGAGGCGCGACTGCGCGACGTGGCCGACATGGTGGGCATCACCGAGCGGGCGGCGCAGCGCATCGTGGCCGATCTGGTCGAGGCGGGATACCTGGAACGGACCCGACAGGGACGCGGCAACCACTACCGGCTGCACCCCGACGTGCCGCTCCGGCACCCCATGGACCGCGACACCGCCATCGGGCAGCTCGTCACCCTGCTCACCGGCATCGACGCCCGGTCCGGCGACGTCGCATGA
- a CDS encoding proton-conducting transporter transmembrane domain-containing protein has protein sequence MTGMMLLAVVAVPAAAAAAGSIRWLRGRAPVLGAAAALVATALAGVLAVTVMVGGPVDMVLADPDGQARAGLVVDHVGAVVLLLVCTVSAVVQAFARRYLHGDPAAARFAVAAGALTAATAAMVTAATLVTLAVAWTLSGVVLCRLVGMYRPAPSAVEATRRTARAFLVGDVALWLGVGLAVASWGDLDLRHQDDGALGGVVGTVVACSLVIAAAVRCAQMPWHRWLPATLAAPTPVSAMLHAGVVNAGGVLLVKLSPIVGASPVATHLAFAFGAVSVVAATTIMLARPDIKGALVHSTIGQMGFMLVTCGLGLYAATVVHLVAHGLFKAALFLGSGTAVQRHVTHTLAPPAPRLTRARTVQVAVVAGAVAVAAVGVAAWLLPLHAGSAALLVFAAVTAARLAWGWLRRHPTPGALVAAMIVVPGAAVAYLAVVDAVTVVLGPSLPAMEPAAVSAWALMAVLAVLVTAALLFHLAPAIGLGPWRDRLYVAALSAGQQRTPTTAPTHLPRPVPGPRPAPRPEGARA, from the coding sequence ATGACGGGGATGATGCTGCTCGCCGTCGTGGCCGTACCCGCCGCCGCGGCCGCGGCCGGGTCGATCCGGTGGCTGCGGGGTCGGGCACCCGTGCTGGGTGCCGCAGCGGCGCTGGTGGCCACCGCATTGGCGGGAGTGCTGGCCGTGACGGTGATGGTCGGCGGGCCGGTCGACATGGTGCTGGCCGATCCCGACGGGCAGGCACGGGCCGGGCTGGTCGTCGACCACGTCGGCGCGGTCGTGCTGTTGCTGGTGTGCACGGTCAGCGCCGTGGTCCAGGCCTTCGCCCGCCGCTACCTGCACGGTGACCCGGCTGCGGCCCGCTTCGCCGTCGCGGCGGGGGCACTGACCGCCGCGACCGCGGCGATGGTGACCGCGGCGACCCTGGTCACCCTCGCGGTGGCGTGGACGCTGAGCGGGGTGGTCCTGTGTCGGCTGGTGGGCATGTACCGCCCGGCACCCTCGGCCGTCGAGGCCACCCGCCGCACCGCACGCGCGTTCCTCGTGGGTGACGTCGCGCTGTGGCTCGGGGTCGGTCTCGCGGTCGCGTCGTGGGGGGATCTCGACCTGCGCCACCAGGACGATGGCGCCCTCGGCGGCGTGGTGGGCACGGTGGTGGCCTGTTCGCTGGTGATCGCCGCGGCCGTGCGGTGCGCGCAGATGCCCTGGCACCGCTGGCTGCCCGCGACCCTGGCGGCACCGACCCCGGTGTCGGCGATGCTGCACGCCGGTGTGGTCAACGCCGGCGGGGTGCTGCTGGTGAAGCTCTCGCCGATCGTCGGTGCGTCGCCGGTCGCGACGCACCTGGCGTTCGCCTTCGGAGCCGTCAGCGTCGTGGCCGCCACCACGATCATGCTCGCCCGCCCCGACATCAAGGGTGCGCTGGTGCACTCCACGATCGGCCAGATGGGGTTCATGCTCGTCACCTGCGGGCTCGGCCTCTACGCGGCGACGGTGGTGCACCTGGTGGCACACGGCCTGTTCAAGGCGGCGCTGTTCCTCGGTTCGGGGACCGCGGTGCAGCGCCATGTGACCCACACCCTGGCTCCACCCGCGCCTCGGCTGACTCGTGCGCGGACGGTGCAGGTCGCAGTGGTCGCCGGGGCCGTCGCCGTCGCGGCGGTGGGGGTCGCGGCCTGGTTGCTCCCGCTGCATGCCGGCAGCGCGGCGTTGCTGGTCTTCGCCGCAGTCACCGCCGCGCGGCTGGCGTGGGGCTGGCTGCGTCGTCACCCGACCCCCGGTGCTCTGGTCGCGGCCATGATCGTGGTGCCGGGTGCGGCCGTGGCATACCTGGCCGTGGTGGACGCGGTCACCGTGGTCCTCGGGCCGAGCCTGCCCGCGATGGAGCCCGCCGCGGTGTCGGCCTGGGCCCTGATGGCCGTGCTCGCCGTGCTGGTGACGGCGGCGCTGCTGTTCCACCTGGCGCCCGCGATCGGTCTCGGCCCCTGGCGCGACCGCCTGTACGTGGCGGCGCTGTCCGCCGGCCAACAGCGCACGCCGACCACCGCCCCGACGCACCTGCCGCGGCCGGTACCGGGCCCACGACCAGCGCCTCGGCCGGAAGGGGCGCGGGCATGA
- a CDS encoding DUF2309 domain-containing protein, producing MTTSPATDLDLDAVTDVVTRAEAVRAEIADAAAFLASTWPLADFIAVNPLFGLLDRPFSEAATHAGDLLGARATPDETWLRAAWQRGRITDDDLRAALTRRHPAVLRRSPLALGDRVHDPVDLLLADLQRGIACPPPHRRARTAAEALAPDLAGLLDTHTIQWCSAFLDEGQATWRMPGRDRGFYPAWRALAAHDTTLPRPVRERLRHLPERAEDAVLEALAALGVPDDRRTHYLQAHLTRLPGFAAHVRWRGEQADEGIDLVDYLALRLGAEAAVLAGTHSHGTAWALARTDLSEVGQATVDPLGRAQHLLSALEITGTHAAQRTALAELLDELPVHQRALVWLDAYEEHYRSRLLRLLDRPLPEQPDARPQAQVVCCIDPRSEGLRRHLETLGNYRTLGFAGFFAVAMRYRDLAGGTARAQCPGPIAPRHTVTELPSPGRQRAAERSLAGRRVLAAAENSLHAAKDDLVAPFVLAEAAGWLAGPLAAAKTFAPGAAGAARSWWARRIAPAPQTEISVADDLTVAERAATAETMLTLMGLTGGFARLVVLCGHGAHTDNNPYQAALDCGACGGHPGGPNARTAAALLNDPQVRLHLADHGISVPGDTWFVAAEHDTTTDTVRLLDTHLLPDTHRPDVDALTADLRTAGARLAAERCAVLPGAPVRAQPRRAARHTRARARDWAQVFPEWGLADNAAFLIAPRARTRGVDLRSRVFLHDYDADLDPTGSVLETILTAPLVVAHWINSQYYFAAVDQDAFGAGSKAQHNVVGGGLGVMSGPTSDLRTGLPWQSLTDGHHIRHEPQRLLALVQAPLSRLDTLIARHAVLHHMFGNDWVGLAAQEHAGGTWHRYSPTGWQLWQPGADASAATTHAAHL from the coding sequence ATGACCACCAGCCCCGCCACCGATCTGGACCTCGATGCGGTGACCGACGTCGTCACGCGGGCGGAAGCAGTGCGTGCCGAGATCGCCGACGCGGCCGCGTTCCTGGCCTCGACCTGGCCATTGGCCGACTTCATCGCCGTCAACCCGTTGTTCGGCCTGCTGGACCGCCCGTTCAGCGAGGCGGCCACTCACGCCGGAGACCTGCTGGGGGCGCGAGCCACCCCGGACGAGACCTGGCTGCGGGCCGCGTGGCAGCGCGGCCGGATCACCGACGACGACCTGCGCGCTGCGCTGACCCGCCGCCACCCCGCAGTGCTGCGGCGGAGCCCGCTCGCCCTCGGCGACCGTGTCCACGATCCGGTCGACCTGCTGCTGGCCGACCTGCAGCGGGGCATCGCCTGCCCCCCGCCGCACCGTCGGGCACGCACCGCCGCAGAGGCACTGGCCCCCGACCTCGCCGGTCTGCTCGACACCCACACGATCCAGTGGTGCTCGGCCTTCCTGGACGAGGGCCAGGCCACCTGGCGGATGCCGGGCCGGGATCGCGGCTTCTACCCCGCGTGGCGAGCGCTGGCCGCCCACGACACGACGCTGCCCCGGCCGGTGCGGGAGCGGCTGCGGCACCTGCCCGAGCGCGCCGAGGACGCGGTCCTGGAGGCGCTGGCCGCGCTCGGTGTCCCGGACGACCGGAGGACCCACTACCTGCAGGCCCACCTGACCCGCCTTCCCGGCTTCGCCGCCCACGTCCGGTGGCGCGGGGAGCAGGCGGATGAGGGCATCGACCTCGTCGACTACCTCGCGCTGCGGTTGGGCGCCGAAGCCGCGGTGCTCGCCGGCACCCATTCCCACGGCACCGCTTGGGCCCTGGCCCGCACCGACCTGTCCGAGGTCGGGCAGGCCACCGTCGATCCGCTCGGCCGGGCCCAGCACCTGCTGTCGGCGCTGGAGATCACGGGTACCCACGCCGCCCAGCGCACCGCGCTGGCGGAGCTCCTCGATGAGTTGCCGGTGCACCAGCGGGCACTCGTCTGGCTGGATGCCTACGAGGAGCACTACCGCAGCCGGCTGCTGCGCCTCCTCGACCGCCCCCTGCCCGAGCAGCCCGACGCCCGGCCGCAGGCGCAGGTGGTGTGCTGCATCGACCCTCGTTCCGAAGGGCTGCGCCGGCACCTGGAGACCCTCGGGAACTACCGGACCCTGGGCTTCGCCGGGTTCTTCGCCGTCGCCATGCGGTACCGCGACCTCGCCGGGGGCACCGCGCGGGCCCAGTGCCCCGGCCCGATCGCTCCCCGGCACACCGTCACCGAGCTTCCCTCTCCCGGCCGGCAGCGGGCGGCCGAGCGGTCACTGGCCGGGCGGCGGGTGCTCGCCGCGGCCGAGAACTCCCTGCACGCCGCCAAGGACGACCTGGTGGCGCCGTTCGTGCTCGCCGAAGCCGCCGGGTGGCTGGCCGGGCCACTTGCCGCGGCCAAGACCTTCGCCCCCGGCGCCGCCGGTGCCGCTCGCTCGTGGTGGGCCCGCCGCATCGCTCCCGCCCCGCAGACCGAGATCTCGGTCGCCGACGACCTCACCGTCGCCGAACGGGCCGCGACCGCCGAGACGATGCTGACGTTGATGGGCCTGACCGGCGGCTTCGCGCGGCTGGTGGTGCTCTGCGGGCACGGTGCGCACACCGACAACAACCCGTACCAGGCGGCACTGGACTGCGGCGCCTGCGGCGGCCACCCCGGAGGCCCCAACGCCCGCACCGCCGCGGCTCTGCTGAACGATCCGCAGGTCCGCCTGCACCTGGCCGACCACGGCATCTCCGTCCCCGGTGACACCTGGTTCGTCGCGGCCGAGCACGACACCACCACCGACACCGTCCGCCTGCTCGACACCCACCTCCTGCCCGACACCCACCGCCCCGACGTCGACGCGCTCACCGCCGACCTCCGCACGGCCGGTGCCCGGCTGGCCGCGGAACGGTGCGCCGTCCTGCCGGGAGCCCCGGTGCGTGCCCAGCCCCGGCGCGCGGCGCGCCACACCCGTGCCAGGGCCCGGGACTGGGCCCAGGTCTTCCCGGAATGGGGGCTCGCCGACAACGCGGCCTTCCTGATCGCGCCCCGCGCCCGCACCCGCGGCGTCGATCTGCGGAGCCGGGTGTTCCTCCACGACTACGACGCCGACCTCGACCCGACCGGCTCCGTCCTGGAGACCATCCTCACCGCGCCGCTGGTCGTCGCGCACTGGATCAACAGCCAGTACTACTTCGCCGCCGTCGACCAGGACGCCTTCGGCGCGGGCAGCAAGGCCCAGCACAACGTCGTCGGCGGTGGCCTGGGGGTGATGTCCGGTCCCACCAGCGACCTCCGGACCGGCTTGCCCTGGCAGTCCCTCACCGACGGACACCACATCCGGCACGAGCCACAACGTCTGCTCGCCCTCGTACAGGCGCCGCTGTCCAGGCTTGACACCCTCATCGCCCGCCACGCAGTGCTGCACCACATGTTCGGCAACGACTGGGTCGGCCTCGCTGCCCAGGAACATGCCGGCGGGACGTGGCACCGCTACAGCCCCACCGGGTGGCAGCTGTGGCAGCCCGGAGCCGACGCCTCCGCAGCGACGACCCACGCGGCGCACCTCTAG